In one window of Helianthus annuus cultivar XRQ/B chromosome 17, HanXRQr2.0-SUNRISE, whole genome shotgun sequence DNA:
- the LOC110923665 gene encoding putative F-box/FBD/LRR-repeat protein At4g13965 has product MGSRCERKRMNVEGDRLSSLPDDIIHRILSFVSTKHVVETSVLSSRWRYIWTSMPSLNFSTKDFHTVPKFSEFVKHVLSGRNNQMEVFSIELTFHGKVSLKRILNYILNYTLSHNVQKLSVTCLLGKIEVPLSLFSSPSLKHLTLSGFTFEISVTTLSTWELPTLATLNLHFVTFYEENSQNTDKCVGLFSNFANLKNLTLDNCRMIGALDRFNICHPGLCSLTLEHVCGGGNVVTPQLKNLTVNHWRGKHLISAPNLSSLHYKDCYYKRYNFYDDGYSSLKLSTDLLHLEKADICVKYSKEDKASAHEIVRLLQQMRSVKFLTLNLELVRLLCVYVEVISHEPSPFANLTSLKIYPSFVNLEDQTQRKVFVSTEVKRFLLDSSQRATFTLVSHEEIKAMKNVASAQNLMRELEVLLDQWKEDSEANTAHMESHMATVHEQVEVDDQIDMKTKWRFRERMTHIESYWECLNKQVQRGNKKVLLLQKIEGVLTKLPASHRDKLQPRFSGLCGEAETIMDGVMDRMKILFDKRPSHSNIYFHEPVASRSLALQIVSS; this is encoded by the exons ATGGGTTCTAGATGTGAGAGAAAGAGAATGAATGTAGAAGGAGATAGACTAAGCAGCTTGCCCGATGATATTATCCATAGAATCTTGTCTTTTGTTAGCACCAAACATGTTGTTGAAACCAGTGTTTTGTCATCTAGATGGAGGTATATTTGGACTTCAATGCCCAGTCTCAATTTCTCAACTAAAGATTTTCATACGGTGCCCAAGTTCTCCGAATTTGTTAAACATGTTCTGTCGGGACGAAATAATCAAATGGAAGTGTTTTCTATCGAGCTCACTTTTCATGGAAAGGTTAGCCTCAAAAGAATTCTGAACTATATTCTGAACTATACGTTATCCCACAATGTCCAAAAACTGAGTGTGACTTGCTTGCTTGGAAAGATTGAAGTCCCTCTTTCTCTCTTTAGTTCTCCGTCTCTAAAACATCTCACTCTCAGCGGGTTTACTTTCGAAATTTCCGTCACAACCCTATCTACTTGGGAGCTGCCAACTTTAGCAACACTGAATCTCCATTTTGTCACATTCTATGAGGAAAATAGTCAAAATACTGACAAGTGtgttggtcttttctccaactttgCAAACTTGAAGAATCTCACCTTAGATAATTGCAGAATGATCGGTGCATTGGACCGTTTCAATATATGCCATCCTGGACTATGTAGTCTTACACTTGAACATGTTTGCGGGGGTGGTAATGTGGTTACGCCTCAACTTAAGAATCTTACTGTAAATCATTGGCGAGGGAAACATCTGATCTCCGCACCCAACCTTTCCTCGTTGCATTACAAAGATTGTTACTATAAACGTTACAATTTTTACGATGATGGTTACTCTTCTTTGAAGCTTTCTACCGACCTTCTTCATTTGGAGAAGGCGGATATTTGTGTTAAATATTCCAAGGAAGATAAGGCAAGTGCTCATGAAATTGTTCGCCTGCTTCAACAAATGCGTAGTGTCAAATTTCTTACACTTAACTTGGAACTTGTTCGG CTTCTTTGTGTATATGTGGAAGTAATTTCACATGAACCTTCTCCATTTGCTAACTTAACGAGTTTAAAAATTTATCCAAGTTTTGTTAATCTGGAAGATCAAACACAACGAAAAGTATTTGTGTCTACTGAAGTCAAAAGGTTTTTGCTAGATAGTTCTCAGCGTGCCACTTTCACATTGGTTTCACATGAG GAGATTAAAGCTATGAAGAATGTTGCATCAGCACAAAACCTTATGAGAGAATTGGAGGTCCTCCTAGATCAGTGGAAAGAAGATAGTGAAGCAAACACAGCTCATATGGAGAGCCACATGGCAACAGTGCATGAGCAAGTCGAAGTTGATGACCAAATAGACATGAAAACAAAATGGCGTTTTAGGGAAAGGATGACACACATAGAAAGCTACTGGGAATGTCTGAACAAGCAGGTGCAGAGGGGGAATAAAAAAGTTTTATTGTTGCAGAAGATTGAAGGAGTACTCACAAAGTTGCCTGCATCTCATCGGGATAAGTTGCAACCAAGGTTTTCTGGTTTGTGTGGAGAGGCTGAGACAATCATGGATGGTGTGATGGATCGTATGAAGATCCTATTTGATAAGAGGCCGAGCCATTCAAATATCTACTTTCATGAACCTGTAGCATCACGGTCGCTTGCTTTACAAATTGTAAGTTCTTGa